GCTGGGTATCCGAACTTGATTTTGATATTCCTGTAAATGGAGAAACCCTGTATTTCGTGGGATGCACTGCAGGTATGCGGATACCCAAGGTTGCAAAGAACACCGCTAAGATACTCAAAGCCAGTGGCTTAGGATTCGCAGTACTAGAAGATGAACCATGTTGTGGGTCAGTGCTCCTACGTACAGGCAACCCAGAGGCAGCAGCACAGACGGCAGAAAGGGTCTCAAAAGCAATCGAAGAATCCGGTGCCGAAAGGATAGTCGTTTCATGTGCGGGATGTTTGAAGACTCTGAAAGAGGACTTTCCAAACAGATTTGATATCAAACTGCCAGAAGTATTGCATATTCTGGAACTGGTAGATGATCTGATACGAGAAGGTAAACTGAAGCTTAAGGCGCTACCAGGAAAGAATAAGGTCACTTACCATGATCCGTGCCATATGGGGCGTGAGCTGGCTATATATGAGAGTCCACGGAGGGTTATTCAAGCCATTCCCAATGTCAACCTTGTGGAAATGGAAACAAATCGTGAAACATCAATGTGTTGTGGAGCTGGTGGGGGACTACGCTCCTATAATTCAGACTTGGCAAAAAACATTGCATCAAAGAGAGTAAAAGATGCTATTAACACAGGGGCTAATATCCTTGCTACCGCGTGCCCATTCTGCGAGCATAACCTTCTGTCTGGAACGAAAGTCCTCGGAGATCAAATGTCTATCAAAGATGTTGTCAGCTTGCTTGCTGAAAGCGTGGAATGAGGAATAAGGTGGACATCGGTTTGAGCATCCATTTCTAGGGCTTTTTGAGGTCCACCCCTTGTAATCATGAAGGGGGCTCCACGTTGTGCGGTATTGGCCGCTCCTTTGAACACAATGGTAAGGGCAAGAAACCTCGTTTGCGAGGGTCCTCTCGGCATTTCCTGCACAATCAAGCTAGGCATTCTAATAGCTTGCAGAGCTGATGCTCCATCACCGATGTCCGCCATATATCTGTACATTTGATTTCATAAGCGTTTGCCTACTATTCTATGGTCATAAAACTTTATAAGAA
This genomic window from Candidatus Thorarchaeota archaeon contains:
- a CDS encoding (Fe-S)-binding protein, encoding GRVVIAMEPDMEQLMEELHQCRRCGICRNAVYDAKGFDGICPVYENSTGFETSFMRGKIIVALALLNGELERTAENSESLFDCTLCGNCAQICPAEFEPAHTLEAVRGLLAEVPNQVRGEIAQKILSNNNPYGENNPRKRSWVSELDFDIPVNGETLYFVGCTAGMRIPKVAKNTAKILKASGLGFAVLEDEPCCGSVLLRTGNPEAAAQTAERVSKAIEESGAERIVVSCAGCLKTLKEDFPNRFDIKLPEVLHILELVDDLIREGKLKLKALPGKNKVTYHDPCHMGRELAIYESPRRVIQAIPNVNLVEMETNRETSMCCGAGGGLRSYNSDLAKNIASKRVKDAINTGANILATACPFCEHNLLSGTKVLGDQMSIKDVVSLLAESVE